From a single Geotrypetes seraphini unplaced genomic scaffold, aGeoSer1.1, whole genome shotgun sequence genomic region:
- the LOC117352501 gene encoding uncharacterized protein LOC117352501, translating into MPAQRKPRSKLPAQKKPAANTQRKRTTRAATAATASTAVQPQQELADLMSEVQQQIALHGVNAVRQRLLAGPAAVPGEPLQAPTDQPRQVPPDNTQQDTLVPIHPTPAGAPVPSTSSVEHLAPQNTSSQDPGNSHNTSCPPFTGEAIPSTSGSVRDHLSLAQVIREAIATFERSNTTPQLVMAGTSSPGAPGDITCGVTTLASSVPRAIKEKIWRRDYIDMFSLIQREPDEDYFVETDRIYIQLEREKKPKIYRSLANWISAFHVFMSVVVEREPDMSPYLIRYSDTIIRSHKKFGGWAWLNYDIKFRKSMAENKSITWKHRVFDLWMDEMSALRPFQPDRFPDKLPSWPPGPVERPPTQPTYVHRQAGPYTGKRVCRQYNNGHCTWPNCKFRHVCNKCGGTHPAVHCKAGRDRKNSTPPAHPYMDGAGPLPH; encoded by the coding sequence ATGCCAGCTCAGCGTAAGCCAAGATCCAAGCTGCCAGCGCAGAAGAAGCCCGCGGCCAACACACAAAGGAAGAGGACCACACGCGCTGCGACGGCTGCGACGGCTTCTACGGCGGTACAGCCTCAGCAGGAGCTCGCCGACTTAATGTCTGAAGTCCAACAGCAGATAGCCCTGCATGGAGTTAATGCAGTGCGCCAACGTCTATTAGCGGGGCCAGCGGCCGTCCCAGGTGAGCCACTGCAAGCACCAACAGACCAACCACGACAAGTACCACCTGACAACACACAGCAAGATACATTAGTGCCAATACACCCGACTCCTGCCGGAGCACCGGTGCCTTCTACTTCATCGGTTGAACACTTAGCACCACAGAATACCAGCTCTCAGGACCCTGGTAACTCTCACAACACAAGTTGCCCCCCTTTTACGGGGGAGGCTATCCCCTCCACTAGTGGGTCAGTAAGGGACCATTTATCATTAGCTCAAGTCATACGGGAGGCAATAGCCACCTTTGAGAGATCTAACACAACCCCACAATTAGTAATGGCGGGCACATCTTCCCCAGGGGCCCCTGGTGATATTACATGTGGGGTTACCACGCTTGCATCATCAGTCCCTAGGGCTATCAAAGAGAAAATATGGAGGAGAGATTATATCGACATGTTCTCCCTAATACAAAGAGAGCCAGATGAAGACTATTTCGTTGAAACGGATAGGATTTACATCCAGTTAGAGcgggaaaaaaaaccaaagatCTATAGATCCTTAGCGAACTGGATATCAGCATTTCACGTATTTATGAGCGTGGTGGTCGAAAGGGAGCCAGATATGAGTCCCTACTTAATCAGATACTCGGACACAATCATTAGGTCACATAAAAAGTTTGGGGGATGGGCGTGGCTAAATTATGATATTAAATTCCGTAAAAGTATGGCCGAGAATAAGTCCATAACATGGAAACATAGAGTTTTTGATCTATGGATGGACGAAATGTCCGCCTTACGCCCATTTCAGCCAGATAGATTTCCCGATAAACTCCCCAGCTGGCCCCCTGGGCCAGTTGAAAGACCTCCAACACAGCCTACATACGTTCATCGACAAGCCGGACCTTACACCGGGAAGCGGGTCTGCCGGCAATACAATAACGGCCATTGCACGTGGCCCAATTGTAAATTTAGACATGTCTGCAACAAATGTGGAGGCACACACCCTGCCGTACACTGCAAAGCAGGGAGAGACCGCAAAAATTCTACTCCACCCGCCCATCCCTACATGGATGGAGCTGGCCCCCTCCCCCATTAA